A single region of the Brachypodium distachyon strain Bd21 chromosome 3, Brachypodium_distachyon_v3.0, whole genome shotgun sequence genome encodes:
- the LOC104583622 gene encoding uncharacterized protein LOC104583622, whose amino-acid sequence MAEIVGSAVAGEAVRRLSSLLSGEDGDGESNEIKAERVEMAVLKLETIVSMCEDWQITQPPLLRWKAKLKRVIREGKAILRRGNRNPQSTQRIRTQKQLLTRRMVRVAKRFMPFSRENGIQDDDLTEATVRRFERLADGAENFFKFVSCSRPKMLTFLPSLMVPALTAGKAVELSMRMGGGTAVILLQPWWLRGSEGGLSRERKACLWMSYEHDTAWEKNLKMISVFRVSESADVMRMAASCAELLPSQFSAARVGMTELIAEMAIHGRNSPAPSPMYMSFVRAIQESHRYGFEPAIGHGHGMLADSGLQLPDGVLMMCAHCYILPKKEKAYSVGRSDLPLELVWHSSPHYLPKKLSEEHERVEPEQMRAGLLLPTTVVEDGSYHLQDEEAGGHLERGRQWWSPHSSTRMSLVPVSSPPKSVVQWCKEKVLNCRGSMFLPSDRELHDK is encoded by the coding sequence ATGGCGGAAATAGTCGGATCTGCTGTTGCCGGAGAGGCGGTGAGAAGATTATCTTCGCTTCTATCAGGAGAAGATGGCGATGGCGAGAGCAACGAGATCAAAGCGGAGCGAGTAGAGATGGCCGTGCTCAAGCTGGAAACCATCGTCTCCATGTGTGAAGATTGGCAGATCACGCAGCCCCCTTTACTCCGGTGGAAGGCGAAGCTGAAGCGCGTGATCAGGGAAGGCAAGGCCATCTTACGACGCGGCAACAGAAACCCACAATCTACGCAGCGGATCAGAACTCAGAAGCAACTCTTGACACGGCGCATGGTTCGCGTGGCCAAGCGCTTCATGCCCTTCAGCCGTGAAAATGGAATCCAAGATGATGATCTGACCGAGGCCACGGTGAGAAGGTTCGAGAGGCTAGCAGACGGCGCCGAGAATTTCTTCAAATTCGTCAGCTGCAGCCGTCCAAAGATGTTAACGTTCCTTCCGTCGCTGATGGTTCCGGCGTTGACGGCTGGGAAAGCAGTGGAGTTGTCCATGAGGATGGGCGGCGGCACCGCGGTGATCTTGCTTCAGCCATGGTGGCTCCGAGGAAGCGAAGGAGGTCTCAGCAGGGAGAGGAAGGCATGCCTATGGATGTCCTACGAGCACGACACGGCGTGGGAGAAGAACCTGAAGATGATTTCGGTGTTCCGCGTATCCGAGTCGGCGGACGTCATGAGGATGGCCGCGAGCTGCGCGGAGCTCCTGCCGTCCCAGTTCAGCGCCGCCCGTGTGGGGATGACGGAGCTTATCGCCGAAATGGCCATCCATGGAAGAAATTCCCCTGCTCCGTCTCCCATGTACATGTCTTTCGTCCGTGCAATCCAGGAAAGCCATCGCTACGGCTTCGAGCCGGCAATTGGGCACGGGCACGGCATGCTTGCCGACAGCGGATTGCAGTTGCCTGACGGAGTCCTGATGATGTGTGCCCACTGCTACATTTTGCCAAAAAAGGAGAAAGCGTACTCAGTTGGCAGAAGTGATTTGCCGCTGGAGCTTGTTTGGCATAGCTCCCCACACTACCTGCCCAAGAAGCTCTCCGAGGAGCATGAGCGGGTCGAGCCGGAGCAGATGCGCGCCGGGCTGTTGTTGCCGACGACTGTGGTAGAAGATGGGTCCTACCATCTGCAGGATGAGGAGGCAGGAGGACATCTTGAGCGTGGAAGGCAGTGGTGGTCTCCACACAGCTCGACGCGCATGTCATTGGTACCGGTCTCTTCTCCTCCCAAATCTGTTGTACAGTGGTGCAAGGAAAAGGTTCTGAATTGCCGCGGCAGTATGTTTCTTCCGAGTGATAGGGAACTGCACGACAAGTGA
- the LOC100841866 gene encoding uncharacterized protein LOC100841866: MAEILGSAVASESVSKIFSILSGNPREPGSEEDNAERLEFAVLKIHSVVAISEDWQVLHQPLLNWKARLKCLAKEGDAMLRAYKMRSSRNKSTSVGKRVTGAAKRFLPFRRSVADDNDPNDAAVRRFERLANSADEFFRYVQLGGRPKSLLVACFRIPTQELLAGRTLEVSMRKGTEEALLLLHPCEMVEAGGPKEIVLFLSCDDTTGTAWEKNVKLSVVFQLTEHAKDILGIVMSSLELLPPQFGAACVTIRELARNMLTQDSPCRNASAMSVWSGATAWKCHRYSTDKGFLNGNTQLPFPIIRVAILSFALPQNDSSDRAADHGMPLKLMGHVAPGLVPERYSHQYQLIEVETLQKLLPAVTDEGAVACKGFWWCPRSSTYLSVVPELSMPPPTLKQLYLMENSEGAV; the protein is encoded by the coding sequence ATGGCCGAAATACTAGGATCCGCGGTTGCAAGTGAGTCCGTGAGCAAAATTTTCTCGATCCTATCCGGTAACCCGAGGGAACCTGGGAGCGAAGAGGACAACGCCGAGAGGTTGGAGTTTGCAGTGCTGAAGATCCACAGCGTTGTGGCCATTTCCGAGGACTGGCAGGTGCTCCACCAGCCATTGCTCAACTGGAAGGCGAGGCTCAAGTGCTTGGCCAAGGAAGGCGACGCCATGCTCCGCGCCTACAAGATGAGATCTTCGAGGAACAAGTCTACTTCCGTTGGCAAGCGCGTTACTGGAGCGGCGAAACGCTTCCTGCCTTTTCGCCGCAGCGTCGCCGACGACAACGATCCGAACGATGCGGCGGTGCGGAGGTTCGAGAGGCTAGCAAACAGCGCGGACGAGTTCTTCCGGTACGTGCAGCTTGGCGGCCGCCCGAAGAGCTTGCTGGTGGCCTGCTTCAGAATTCCCACACAAGAACTACTCGCTGGCAGGACACTTGAGGTCTCCATGAGGAAAGGCACCGAGGAGGCCCTCCTCTTGCTTCACCCGTGCGAAATGGTCGAAGCGGGTGGGCCGAAGGAGATcgttctcttcctctcctgcGACGACACTACGGGGACGGCGTGGGAGAAGAACGTGAAGCTCTCCGTTGTGTTCCAACTGACTGAGCATGCTAAAGATATCTTGGGCATCGTCATGTCCTCCTTGGAGCTCCTGCCTCCCCAATTCGGTGCCGCCTGTGTAACCATAAGGGAACTCGCCAGGAACATGCTCACGCAGGATTCACCTTGTCGCAACGCGTCGGCGATGTCGGTGTGGTCCGGCGCCACGGCCTGGAAGTGTCACCGTTATTCCACGGACAAGGGATTTCTCAATGGCAACACGCAGCTGCCCTTCCCTATAATACGAGTTGCCATCCTCAGCTTCGCCTTGCCGCAGAACGATTCATCCGACAGAGCTGCGGATCACGGCATGCCTCTCAAATTGATGGGCCATGTCGCTCCCGGCCTTGTCCCCGAGAGGTACTCCCATCAATACCAGCTGATCGAGGTGGAGACGCTGCAAAAATTGTTGCCTGCCGTAACAGACGAAGGAGCGGTTGCGTGCAAAGGGTTTTGGTGGTGTCCTCGTAGCTCCACGTATTTGTCAGTGGTACCGGAGCTGTCGATGCCACCGCCCACGCTGAAGCAGTTGTACTTAATGGAAAACTCTGAGGGCGCAGTGTAA
- the LOC112271996 gene encoding uncharacterized protein LOC112271996 isoform X2: protein MLTGDVGKQKISDAHTKQNNDRVLVWLLGSMEPTVRQQVEIMSTVPEVWKTLENQFAGKSNKMHANRILEELTHLKQGTKSVTEYAGEVKLLYRDLHHYHPFQPIDKQDLPIHHKWFESIVAKLFLDGLNKEFNLRRQLIFSQTEWSSLDDIISSVLEKETRLGQPKEDDLKSVDDRAALSMQHRRTPVSFGKIDKSKLFCDHFKRNGHRKDVCFELHGYPSWWEKGKTRSGGVQSVNRRQANHTTSLREPPVVDARALEEFNSKLKLSESLSSSQGTSKADSSLIATSHQGAKDWENLGDWDRA from the exons ATGCTTACTGGTGATGTAGGAAAGCAGAAAATCAGTGATGCTCATACAAAGCAGAATAATGACAGAGTATTAGTATGGCTGTTGGGAAGCATGGAACCAACAGTGCGGCAACAAGTTGAGATAATGTCAACTGTACCTGAGGTGTGGAAGACTTTGGAGAATCAGTTTGCTGGGAAATCAAACAAAATGCATGCAAATCGCATCCTAGAAGAGCTAACTCACCTGAAGCAAGGCACAAAATCTGTAACAGAATATGCTGGTGAGGTAAAGCTGCTATATAGGGATCTGCATCACTATCATCCTTTTCAGCCTATTGACAAGCAAGATTTACCCATCCATCATAAATGGTTTGAGTCTATTGTGGCCAAACTCTTTCTCGATGGATTGAACAAGGAATTCAATCTTCGCCGGCAGCTCATTTTCTCCCAAACTGAATGGTCCAGTCTCGATGATATTATTTCTAGTGTACTTGAGAAAGAAACTCGGTTGGGTCAACCTAAGGAGGATGATTTAAAATCTGTAGATGATCGTGCAGCTTTATCTATGCAACATCGTCGTACTCCTGTGTCCTTTGGCAAGATAGACAAAAGCAAGCTGTTCTGTGATCATTTTAAAAGAAATGGACACAGAAAGGATGTATGTTTTGAGCTGCATGGATATCCATCTTGGtgggaaaaaggaaaaactcgGTCAGGGGGAGTTCAAAGTGTGAATAGGAGGCAAGCTAACCACACTACGTCTCTACGGGAGCCACCAGTGGTAGATGCTCGAGCTCTTGAGGAGTTCAACTCCAAGCTTAAACTCTCAGAAAGCTTATCTTCCTCCCAGGGTACCTCTAAGGCTGATTCCAGTCTCATTGCCACATCTCATCAAG GAGCTAAGGACTGGGAGAATCTTGGGGATTGGGACCGAGCATGA
- the LOC112271996 gene encoding uncharacterized protein LOC112271996 isoform X1, which translates to MLTGDVGKQKISDAHTKQNNDRVLVWLLGSMEPTVRQQVEIMSTVPEVWKTLENQFAGKSNKMHANRILEELTHLKQGTKSVTEYAGEVKLLYRDLHHYHPFQPIDKQDLPIHHKWFESIVAKLFLDGLNKEFNLRRQLIFSQTEWSSLDDIISSVLEKETRLGQPKEDDLKSVDDRAALSMQHRRTPVSFGKIDKSKLFCDHFKRNGHRKDVCFELHGYPSWWEKGKTRSGGVQSVNRRQANHTTSLREPPVVDARALEEFNSKLKLSESLSSSQGTSKADSSLIATSHQGKDKVRVADGSIAPIAGCGSIRS; encoded by the exons ATGCTTACTGGTGATGTAGGAAAGCAGAAAATCAGTGATGCTCATACAAAGCAGAATAATGACAGAGTATTAGTATGGCTGTTGGGAAGCATGGAACCAACAGTGCGGCAACAAGTTGAGATAATGTCAACTGTACCTGAGGTGTGGAAGACTTTGGAGAATCAGTTTGCTGGGAAATCAAACAAAATGCATGCAAATCGCATCCTAGAAGAGCTAACTCACCTGAAGCAAGGCACAAAATCTGTAACAGAATATGCTGGTGAGGTAAAGCTGCTATATAGGGATCTGCATCACTATCATCCTTTTCAGCCTATTGACAAGCAAGATTTACCCATCCATCATAAATGGTTTGAGTCTATTGTGGCCAAACTCTTTCTCGATGGATTGAACAAGGAATTCAATCTTCGCCGGCAGCTCATTTTCTCCCAAACTGAATGGTCCAGTCTCGATGATATTATTTCTAGTGTACTTGAGAAAGAAACTCGGTTGGGTCAACCTAAGGAGGATGATTTAAAATCTGTAGATGATCGTGCAGCTTTATCTATGCAACATCGTCGTACTCCTGTGTCCTTTGGCAAGATAGACAAAAGCAAGCTGTTCTGTGATCATTTTAAAAGAAATGGACACAGAAAGGATGTATGTTTTGAGCTGCATGGATATCCATCTTGGtgggaaaaaggaaaaactcgGTCAGGGGGAGTTCAAAGTGTGAATAGGAGGCAAGCTAACCACACTACGTCTCTACGGGAGCCACCAGTGGTAGATGCTCGAGCTCTTGAGGAGTTCAACTCCAAGCTTAAACTCTCAGAAAGCTTATCTTCCTCCCAGGGTACCTCTAAGGCTGATTCCAGTCTCATTGCCACATCTCATCAAG GTAAGGACAAAGTCCGTGTAGCAGATGGATCCATTGCACCTATTGCCGGATGTGGATCTATCAG GAGCTAA